A single genomic interval of Stieleria maiorica harbors:
- a CDS encoding choice-of-anchor D domain-containing protein: MNPPASSRRNKKRSKNQLRIETLESRRLLAASLQSGSASIDGDHETDPWVQAMFHGPVMPGRPIPPVQGVAALVEEIPDSDFPIGSDEAESGPSQAPLFPLDETFKLHSRPDSNFTLYMDFDGHTTTGTSWNSSYGIPSIEHPNYWGGYGTTFSDSRLELIQDIWRVVAEDFAPFDINVTTEEPADLDDLRYSGPGDLRWGTRAVMTKDSFANCGCGGHAFIGAFDDPQDEPALVYNGGLYAGSETVSHEVGHQLGLGHDGVGNTTYYGGHSDWGPIMGAPFGKEVTVWNNGDYFNASNPDQDDLAVITRAENFPYLPDDYGNSFRFAAPLRESGGVNVEAFGIIERNTDEDWFKFSTGGGDVSINIDVLDVKPNLNVWAGLFNADREMILASNPGNSTSAFLQASLPAGDYLIRVDGVAQDGFYSGFFFNEPDPAPYTEDPPSGYSDYGSLGQYRISGTIVDTGDPTVSIAANSETIGEGGYAEFTITASDLSNGTVTVGVRGVRQASPGLPAPYSTEPQDFVGPLSQTVSIVNGVGVARFLTNFDGLPEGGEFFEAHIIDSGSYAVADRVAGMEIVEVLSTYAIEATDTVSYEGDPPGGSTHQFTINRIGPAGIANTIGWQRVYTGNTPADDLDFTSPQSGTVFFDVGETTKTLDVDVRGDFEIEFDENYTIELFIPTDGAFLLDAVDYLADGTILNDESILSLATTAQYRVRQVNHDNGASDNWAIDNFVITGTSIDDDFDSVIDPEVWDVIENATTANTFPGTDGNALFFSGTGQRSATTDPVAPQLGARANFSIIFADSNSGGLDATENGDDVVLEYSYDGVEWREIQRFDESQYPRWTDVSVVLPVDATFLPTVVEEGNSGPITRSVGIPRTGFLDKAVSVNWWIQPGGTNPVDVDDFVGGFASGVATFAPGQKTAYIDIQVQGDRDIENDETFQLIISSSTAGIIDNAVLNGTLLNDDFVLAEINVRGANDQPIEDGDPAAPGNGTDMGVVEVQADTRSQTFTIENYGSMNLDLSSVSITGAHSGDFSITQPPAAVVAPGGSTTFEVTFDPSAAGRRNARVLIVNNDPNESTFAFTVSGLATNLRVEQIQVNHGGRSRSQIESVKVIYNQPVNHQSLAGAFEIRNVSTGQSVGSIKATPADFNGRTEVLLTFETPNSVPVILDDGYYELRIRSGAAMSLGADPYPMLNDHLFGTDQSGAVDRADAFFRFFGDSDGDGDVDGQDYGRFGSTFLRPNTSPKFNDQFDADGDGDVDGQDYAQFGQRLLKTL, from the coding sequence ATGAATCCTCCTGCATCATCCCGTCGCAATAAAAAACGTTCCAAAAACCAACTCCGGATCGAGACACTTGAATCGCGACGTCTGCTTGCGGCGAGTCTCCAATCCGGTTCGGCAAGCATCGATGGCGATCATGAAACCGATCCCTGGGTGCAGGCGATGTTCCACGGGCCGGTGATGCCCGGCCGTCCGATCCCGCCGGTTCAAGGTGTGGCGGCGCTGGTGGAAGAAATTCCCGATAGCGATTTTCCGATCGGCTCGGACGAGGCCGAGAGCGGACCGAGCCAGGCACCGCTTTTCCCACTCGACGAAACGTTCAAACTGCACAGCCGCCCGGATTCCAATTTCACGCTCTACATGGACTTTGATGGGCACACGACGACGGGGACGAGTTGGAATTCCAGCTACGGGATTCCCAGCATCGAACACCCGAATTATTGGGGCGGGTATGGAACAACGTTCTCTGATTCCCGATTGGAATTGATTCAGGACATCTGGCGGGTTGTTGCCGAAGACTTCGCGCCCTTCGATATCAACGTCACGACCGAAGAGCCTGCTGATCTGGACGACCTTCGCTACAGCGGTCCCGGCGATTTGCGTTGGGGGACGCGGGCGGTGATGACGAAAGACTCGTTCGCCAATTGTGGCTGTGGCGGGCACGCGTTTATCGGCGCGTTTGATGATCCGCAAGACGAACCGGCACTGGTTTACAACGGCGGTTTGTACGCCGGCAGCGAAACGGTCAGCCACGAGGTCGGGCACCAACTCGGCCTTGGCCATGACGGCGTCGGCAACACCACCTATTACGGAGGCCATTCCGACTGGGGGCCGATCATGGGGGCTCCGTTCGGCAAGGAGGTCACGGTTTGGAACAACGGAGACTATTTTAACGCCAGCAACCCCGACCAGGACGATTTGGCTGTCATCACGCGCGCCGAAAATTTCCCGTATCTTCCCGATGACTACGGGAATAGTTTTCGATTCGCCGCACCGCTGCGGGAGTCGGGCGGCGTGAACGTCGAAGCGTTCGGGATTATTGAAAGAAACACCGATGAGGACTGGTTCAAGTTCTCCACCGGTGGCGGTGATGTTTCGATCAATATCGACGTCCTGGACGTGAAACCGAATCTCAACGTGTGGGCCGGTTTGTTCAATGCCGATCGAGAGATGATCTTGGCATCCAATCCCGGCAATTCCACGTCCGCCTTTCTGCAGGCCAGTCTGCCCGCGGGCGACTACCTGATCCGGGTCGACGGCGTGGCGCAGGACGGGTTCTATAGTGGATTCTTCTTCAACGAACCCGACCCGGCACCGTACACCGAAGATCCGCCGAGCGGCTACAGCGACTACGGAAGTCTCGGTCAGTATCGAATCAGTGGCACGATCGTCGACACGGGCGATCCGACCGTGTCGATCGCGGCCAATTCAGAAACCATCGGTGAAGGAGGCTACGCCGAGTTCACGATCACCGCCAGTGACCTGAGCAACGGGACGGTCACCGTCGGTGTTCGAGGGGTGCGTCAAGCCTCGCCCGGACTGCCTGCCCCGTACTCGACCGAACCCCAGGACTTCGTCGGGCCGCTGAGCCAGACGGTTTCGATTGTCAACGGAGTCGGCGTGGCCCGGTTCCTCACCAACTTTGACGGACTCCCCGAAGGCGGCGAGTTCTTTGAAGCCCACATCATCGATTCAGGCAGCTACGCCGTGGCCGACCGCGTCGCCGGAATGGAAATCGTCGAGGTCCTGTCGACTTACGCCATCGAAGCGACCGATACGGTGAGCTACGAAGGTGACCCTCCGGGCGGCTCGACGCATCAGTTTACGATCAACCGCATCGGCCCGGCCGGAATCGCCAACACCATCGGCTGGCAACGCGTCTACACCGGCAACACACCGGCAGACGATCTGGATTTCACCTCGCCCCAATCGGGCACCGTGTTCTTTGATGTCGGAGAGACCACCAAAACACTGGACGTTGATGTCCGCGGTGACTTTGAGATCGAATTCGACGAGAACTACACGATCGAGTTGTTTATTCCGACCGATGGCGCGTTCCTGCTCGACGCGGTCGACTATTTGGCCGATGGCACGATCCTGAACGACGAATCGATCCTGTCACTGGCGACGACTGCCCAGTACCGCGTCCGTCAAGTCAATCATGACAACGGTGCCAGTGACAACTGGGCGATCGACAATTTCGTGATCACCGGCACGTCGATCGATGATGATTTCGATTCGGTGATCGACCCCGAGGTCTGGGACGTCATCGAGAACGCGACCACGGCCAACACGTTCCCCGGGACCGACGGCAACGCATTGTTCTTCTCCGGCACGGGGCAGCGCTCCGCGACGACCGATCCGGTGGCTCCGCAATTGGGCGCCCGGGCGAATTTCTCGATCATCTTCGCCGATTCAAATAGCGGCGGTCTCGATGCGACCGAGAACGGCGACGACGTCGTGCTGGAATACTCCTACGACGGCGTCGAATGGAGAGAGATCCAGCGGTTTGACGAATCGCAGTATCCTCGTTGGACCGACGTCAGTGTCGTGCTTCCGGTCGATGCGACCTTCCTGCCCACCGTCGTCGAAGAGGGCAACTCGGGACCGATCACGCGGTCGGTCGGGATTCCCAGAACCGGTTTCCTTGACAAGGCGGTTTCGGTGAACTGGTGGATCCAGCCCGGCGGAACGAACCCCGTCGATGTGGATGATTTCGTCGGCGGCTTTGCCTCCGGTGTTGCGACCTTCGCACCGGGACAGAAAACCGCTTACATCGATATCCAGGTCCAAGGGGATCGCGACATCGAAAACGATGAAACGTTCCAGCTGATTATCTCCTCCAGCACCGCCGGCATCATCGACAATGCCGTGCTCAACGGCACCCTGCTCAATGATGATTTCGTGCTCGCCGAAATCAATGTCCGCGGCGCCAACGATCAACCGATCGAGGATGGAGACCCGGCCGCGCCCGGAAATGGGACGGATATGGGGGTCGTCGAAGTCCAGGCGGACACCCGCTCGCAAACTTTCACGATCGAGAACTACGGTTCGATGAACTTGGACTTGTCCTCGGTGTCGATCACCGGTGCCCACAGCGGTGATTTCTCCATCACCCAGCCGCCCGCGGCCGTGGTCGCACCCGGTGGATCGACCACCTTTGAAGTCACTTTCGATCCCTCGGCGGCGGGCCGACGAAATGCACGCGTCCTGATCGTCAACAACGATCCCAACGAGTCGACGTTCGCCTTCACCGTGTCGGGCCTGGCGACCAACCTGAGGGTCGAGCAGATTCAGGTCAACCATGGCGGCCGTTCCCGCAGCCAGATCGAATCGGTCAAGGTCATCTACAACCAGCCGGTCAATCACCAGTCGCTGGCCGGTGCCTTCGAAATCCGCAACGTCTCGACCGGACAGTCCGTTGGCTCCATCAAGGCCACCCCGGCTGACTTCAACGGCCGAACCGAGGTCTTGTTGACGTTCGAAACGCCCAACTCGGTCCCCGTCATCCTGGACGACGGCTACTACGAACTCCGCATCCGTTCGGGGGCAGCGATGTCGCTGGGCGCCGATCCCTACCCGATGCTCAATGACCATCTGTTCGGCACCGACCAATCCGGGGCCGTCGACCGGGCCGACGCGTTCTTCCGCTTCTTCGGTGATTCCGACGGCGACGGCGATGTGGACGGCCAAGATTATGGTCGATTCGGATCGACGTTCCTGCGTCCCAACACCTCGCCCAAGTTCAACGATCAGTTCGACGCCGACGGAGATGGCGACGTCGACGGACAGGACTATGCCCAATTCGGACAACGGTTGCTGAAAACCCTCTAG
- the argC gene encoding N-acetyl-gamma-glutamyl-phosphate reductase, producing MSLSVALIGATGYTGLEVARLLTQHPHAELTVATARAEAGNPIASVHPSLAGRLDLHLEELDPAEIGKRCDVAMCCLPHAASAKTVKQLVDAGVRVIDFSADFRLSSLEVYESWYDVKHPWPERVGRTVYGLPEFYADEIASADVVANPGCYPTSAILPLAPLIRAGLIRSDDIIIDSKSGVSGAGRSAKVGTLYCETNESIAAYAVGSHRHQPEIEDLVERISGRATDVLFTPHLTPMSRGILSTIYVRPAEGLAEEGRSVGSADAAIERVMQCWRDCYAGSPFVTPVDHLPATAHVAGTNYVQMAVRRNGERLVLLSAIDNLAKGASGAAIQNMNVMFGYDQKSGLG from the coding sequence ATGTCGCTCTCTGTCGCCTTGATCGGCGCCACCGGTTACACCGGATTGGAAGTCGCCCGATTGCTGACCCAACACCCACACGCCGAGCTGACGGTGGCGACGGCGCGTGCCGAAGCGGGCAATCCGATCGCCTCGGTGCATCCCTCGTTGGCCGGGCGATTGGATCTGCACTTGGAAGAACTCGATCCGGCTGAAATCGGCAAACGCTGTGACGTGGCGATGTGTTGTCTGCCCCACGCGGCGTCGGCAAAAACGGTCAAGCAATTGGTCGATGCGGGGGTGCGAGTGATCGATTTCAGTGCCGATTTCCGGCTCTCTTCGCTGGAGGTCTACGAATCGTGGTATGACGTCAAGCATCCCTGGCCGGAGCGGGTCGGGCGGACCGTGTACGGGTTGCCAGAGTTTTACGCCGACGAAATCGCGTCGGCCGACGTTGTGGCCAACCCGGGCTGTTATCCGACCAGCGCGATCCTGCCGCTGGCGCCGCTGATTCGTGCCGGATTGATCCGCAGCGACGACATCATCATCGACAGCAAAAGCGGAGTCAGCGGCGCAGGCCGGAGCGCGAAGGTGGGGACGCTGTACTGCGAAACCAACGAATCGATCGCGGCGTACGCGGTGGGCAGTCATCGCCACCAGCCGGAGATCGAGGATTTGGTGGAGCGGATTTCAGGCCGCGCCACCGACGTTTTGTTCACACCACACCTGACGCCGATGAGCCGGGGAATTTTGTCGACGATCTACGTCCGCCCCGCAGAGGGGTTGGCCGAGGAAGGGCGCAGCGTAGGATCGGCCGACGCGGCGATTGAACGGGTCATGCAGTGTTGGCGCGATTGTTACGCCGGCAGCCCCTTCGTGACCCCGGTCGATCACTTGCCGGCGACCGCACATGTAGCCGGGACAAACTATGTTCAGATGGCGGTGCGCCGCAACGGAGAGCGATTGGTGCTGTTGTCGGCGATTGATAATCTTGCCAAAGGCGCCAGCGGCGCCGCGATACAAAACATGAACGTGATGTTCGGATACGACCAGAAATCCGGTCTAGGCTAA
- a CDS encoding type II CAAX endopeptidase family protein: protein MTQEPFGEPPHEQDAANPYSAPSAIRQGTSVTSALAEDGDDGLQRSVQRDRPRIWPSLLLPLISLATFLLSSLVMMVVAFFVVHGEFSPRMMVSAEAMRTVSSSRVGLLLLVVAPQVALVMPTLIAAWLSPVGFSRRLSLIRGHWPYWAWVAAALTTPLIGWISSIAVGSLMEESESLKMMSDIFRGHGESGFLVPLALLIGATPAFCEEFLFRGYVQTRLNRRIGPALGILLSSALFAIFHMDLIHIIAVFPLGLYLGVIAWRSGSLFPAMLGHFVNNSISVFAVVLGPETQDQDPTPEMALFLLVVIGLGLFGAMLTAVAMWRLPVPQAVTLRAEPAV, encoded by the coding sequence GTGACACAAGAACCTTTCGGCGAACCGCCGCACGAACAAGACGCCGCCAATCCCTACTCGGCACCGAGTGCAATCAGACAGGGGACCAGCGTCACGTCGGCGTTGGCGGAGGATGGCGACGATGGACTGCAGCGGTCGGTGCAACGGGACCGCCCGCGAATCTGGCCGTCTTTGTTGTTGCCGTTGATTTCGCTGGCGACGTTTTTGCTGTCCAGCCTGGTGATGATGGTGGTCGCGTTCTTCGTCGTTCACGGCGAGTTCAGCCCGCGGATGATGGTCAGCGCCGAAGCGATGAGGACGGTTTCCTCCTCGCGCGTCGGGCTGTTGTTATTGGTCGTCGCACCGCAAGTGGCCTTGGTGATGCCGACGCTGATCGCCGCCTGGTTGTCTCCGGTCGGGTTCAGTCGGCGATTGTCGCTGATCCGCGGGCATTGGCCGTATTGGGCTTGGGTGGCCGCCGCCCTGACCACCCCGCTGATCGGCTGGATCTCGTCGATCGCGGTCGGTTCGCTGATGGAAGAAAGCGAAAGCTTGAAGATGATGTCGGACATCTTTCGCGGCCACGGTGAATCAGGTTTTCTAGTTCCGTTGGCGTTGTTGATCGGCGCGACGCCTGCATTCTGTGAGGAGTTTTTGTTTCGCGGTTATGTGCAAACACGGCTCAATCGACGCATCGGTCCGGCACTGGGGATCCTGCTGTCATCGGCCTTGTTTGCCATTTTCCACATGGACTTGATCCATATCATCGCGGTGTTCCCGTTGGGCCTGTATTTGGGCGTGATCGCATGGCGGAGTGGTTCGCTGTTCCCGGCGATGCTGGGGCACTTCGTTAACAATTCGATCAGCGTGTTCGCGGTCGTGCTGGGGCCGGAAACCCAAGACCAGGATCCGACGCCCGAGATGGCCCTGTTCCTACTGGTCGTCATCGGCTTGGGGCTCTTCGGTGCCATGTTGACCGCCGTTGCGATGTGGCGTCTGCCCGTGCCGCAGGCGGTGACGCTGAGGGCCGAGCCGGCGGTTTAG
- a CDS encoding VWA domain-containing protein encodes MLPYRLSFEHPIYLWLMLALPVLWYLGYRSLGVLGKTRRALALMLRTFVWTILVFALAGVQLVRVSDVITVMYVLDQSESIPSAKRQVMLDFVVRNVKRHRDGRRGDKAGIIVFGRDASIEIPPFDDEIRLRRLESLMDRGDATNLESALNLAQATMPEDTARRIVVVTDGNENLGQARKLVARVAAAGIGIDVVPVMLDAKSEVLVEKIDLPSDIRKGQPFEARIVVNNYTDAPSEGGEPTQGKIRVKQKVGDNESILLEQDITLEPGKNVFPLRHTIEQPAPYIYQAEFVPESKDDDGLRQNNSATAYTHVRGKGRVLLIEDRTRLGDFDLLVGRLRDNNIEVVTQANDNLFGSLAELQAYDAVILAGVPRVSGSNENEIVSFTDPQIEMLVRNTQQLGAGLLMIGGPEAFGAGGWTGSEIEKAMPVDFKIKNAKVQAVGALALIMHASEMADGNHWQKVICKSAIEQLGPSDLAGVLHWNFNGDAWLWGGYPSSPGLLEVGPNRRNMLARISKMTPGDMPQFDPAMKMAVKSLSGAPASVKHCIIISDGDPSDPMPGTIAAFKNNNITISTVAVASHGLAGSQRLQRIATQTGGKYYSVKSGRALPRIFQREARRVSKPLVYEPPGGAVPEVIFPHAMLDGIDRVLPPITGFVMTQTKDSALAQVLIQSPKPDQPENATILAAWTYGLGRTAVLTTDAGARWAGAWNDWADYDKFYSQLVRWLMRPTGDTGKFTIATSVKDGQVQVVVNALASDDSFLDFLEMSATALDADLNPIPLSMRQAAPGRYVGSFPATTAGSYFVNVVPGPGAAPLTTGVTVPYSDEYRVRETNLALIESLAATEPRGGTVGEVTAPLENRASEELVETDVFRGGLALARSIRDAWPWFVLGGCCLFLGDVMVRRIAFDFGWVGRTIKKMRGEKDSAAEVVTRLDALRKNKSQIDEGLEKRRAAVRFDPTRVEPSDDAVELSDVGKTKSTPAESKSVEAPKQTSYTERLLEAKRRARKDKGE; translated from the coding sequence ATGTTGCCTTATCGTCTCAGTTTTGAGCATCCGATTTACCTGTGGTTGATGCTCGCGCTGCCCGTCTTGTGGTACCTGGGCTATCGGTCGTTGGGCGTGCTGGGCAAAACCCGGCGGGCATTGGCGTTGATGCTCAGAACGTTCGTCTGGACGATTCTGGTATTTGCCTTGGCCGGCGTGCAATTGGTTCGCGTCAGCGACGTGATCACGGTGATGTACGTGCTGGATCAATCCGAGAGCATTCCCAGCGCGAAACGACAGGTGATGTTGGACTTTGTCGTCCGCAACGTCAAACGTCACCGCGACGGCCGACGCGGTGACAAAGCCGGCATCATCGTGTTCGGCCGTGACGCATCGATCGAGATTCCACCGTTTGACGACGAGATTCGATTGCGGCGTCTGGAAAGCTTGATGGATCGCGGCGACGCGACCAATTTGGAATCCGCGTTGAATCTGGCCCAAGCCACGATGCCCGAGGACACCGCGCGGCGGATCGTGGTGGTCACCGACGGCAACGAAAACCTGGGGCAGGCACGGAAGTTGGTTGCCCGCGTCGCCGCCGCGGGGATCGGCATCGACGTGGTTCCCGTCATGCTGGACGCCAAGAGCGAAGTGTTGGTCGAGAAGATCGATTTGCCCAGTGACATTCGCAAGGGACAGCCGTTCGAGGCCCGGATCGTCGTCAACAATTACACCGACGCCCCGAGCGAAGGTGGTGAGCCGACCCAGGGCAAGATTCGTGTCAAGCAAAAGGTGGGCGACAACGAATCGATCTTGCTGGAACAGGACATCACATTGGAGCCCGGCAAGAATGTTTTTCCGCTGCGGCACACCATCGAACAACCCGCACCGTACATCTATCAAGCGGAATTCGTTCCCGAAAGCAAGGACGACGACGGGCTGCGTCAAAACAACAGTGCGACCGCGTACACTCACGTGCGTGGCAAGGGCCGTGTGCTATTGATCGAAGATCGAACTCGGCTGGGCGATTTCGATCTGCTGGTCGGCCGGCTGCGCGACAACAACATCGAAGTCGTCACTCAAGCCAACGACAACCTGTTCGGTTCGCTTGCCGAACTGCAAGCCTATGACGCGGTGATCCTGGCGGGCGTCCCGCGTGTTTCGGGCAGCAACGAGAACGAGATCGTTTCGTTCACCGACCCGCAAATCGAAATGCTGGTCCGCAACACGCAACAACTCGGTGCGGGGTTGCTGATGATCGGCGGCCCGGAAGCGTTTGGTGCCGGCGGCTGGACGGGATCGGAAATCGAAAAGGCGATGCCGGTCGATTTCAAAATCAAGAACGCCAAGGTGCAAGCCGTCGGCGCGCTCGCCTTGATCATGCACGCCAGCGAGATGGCCGACGGAAACCACTGGCAGAAAGTGATCTGCAAGTCCGCCATCGAACAACTCGGGCCGTCAGACTTGGCCGGCGTGCTCCATTGGAACTTCAACGGCGACGCCTGGCTGTGGGGCGGGTATCCGTCGTCACCGGGGTTATTAGAAGTCGGACCGAATCGCCGCAACATGCTCGCCCGGATCAGCAAGATGACGCCCGGCGACATGCCGCAATTCGATCCGGCGATGAAGATGGCGGTGAAGTCGCTTTCCGGAGCCCCCGCGTCGGTCAAGCACTGCATCATCATTTCCGACGGCGACCCGAGCGACCCGATGCCCGGTACGATCGCCGCCTTCAAGAACAACAACATCACGATCAGCACCGTCGCGGTCGCCTCCCACGGGCTGGCCGGCAGCCAGCGGTTGCAACGGATCGCGACGCAAACCGGCGGCAAATACTACAGCGTCAAATCGGGCCGCGCCTTGCCGCGGATTTTCCAACGTGAAGCACGTCGCGTGTCCAAGCCCTTGGTGTATGAACCGCCCGGTGGTGCCGTCCCCGAAGTGATCTTTCCGCACGCGATGCTGGACGGAATCGATCGCGTGTTGCCACCGATCACCGGGTTTGTGATGACGCAAACCAAGGACAGCGCGCTGGCGCAAGTGTTGATCCAGTCGCCCAAGCCGGACCAACCTGAAAACGCCACGATCCTGGCCGCATGGACCTATGGACTCGGTCGCACCGCGGTGCTGACGACCGACGCCGGGGCGCGTTGGGCCGGCGCCTGGAACGACTGGGCCGACTACGACAAATTCTACAGCCAACTGGTGCGTTGGCTGATGAGGCCGACCGGCGACACGGGAAAGTTCACGATCGCCACGAGTGTCAAAGACGGCCAAGTCCAAGTCGTCGTCAACGCACTGGCCAGCGACGATTCGTTTCTGGATTTTCTGGAGATGAGCGCCACCGCGCTTGATGCGGACTTGAACCCGATTCCGCTTTCGATGCGACAGGCGGCCCCCGGACGTTACGTCGGATCATTCCCGGCAACCACCGCGGGCAGCTATTTCGTCAACGTCGTCCCCGGCCCCGGAGCGGCGCCGCTGACGACCGGCGTCACCGTGCCCTATAGCGACGAGTACCGCGTGCGCGAAACCAACTTGGCGTTGATCGAATCGCTGGCCGCGACCGAACCACGCGGCGGGACGGTCGGCGAAGTCACCGCGCCGCTGGAAAATCGGGCCAGCGAAGAGCTGGTCGAAACCGACGTCTTCCGCGGCGGCTTGGCACTCGCCCGCAGCATCCGTGACGCCTGGCCCTGGTTCGTGCTCGGTGGCTGTTGTCTGTTCCTCGGCGACGTCATGGTCCGCCGCATCGCGTTTGATTTCGGCTGGGTCGGCCGGACGATCAAAAAGATGCGTGGCGAAAAAGACTCCGCTGCCGAAGTCGTCACGCGACTCGACGCGCTGCGAAAGAACAAATCACAAATCGACGAAGGCTTGGAGAAACGCCGGGCGGCTGTTCGCTTTGACCCCACCCGCGTCGAACCGTCCGACGACGCGGTCGAGTTGTCAGACGTCGGCAAAACGAAATCAACGCCGGCGGAATCCAAATCCGTCGAAGCCCCCAAACAAACCAGCTACACCGAGCGATTGCTGGAAGCCAAACGCCGCGCCCGCAAAGACAAGGGCGAGTAG